From the genome of Syngnathus acus chromosome 24, fSynAcu1.2, whole genome shotgun sequence, one region includes:
- the stum gene encoding protein stum homolog isoform X2, with amino-acid sequence MAQKEGSAPGVKAVPTQPAVAGSGGVVVEVREKKGPLRAAIPTMPFPLAVICLFLNTFVPGLGTLVSAFAALCGARSELAAQRGVCCIFWLNVAAALIQMATAVIMVGWIMSIFWGMDMVILASYRDQGVPQDV; translated from the exons ATGGCACAGAAGGAGGGGAGCGCGCCGGGGGTCAAGGCCGTCCCAACCCAGCCGGCGGTGGCAGGGAGCGGCGGCGTGGTGGTGGAGGTCCGCGAGAAGAAGGGACCCCTGAGGGCCGCCATACCCACAATGCCTTTCCCTCTGGCCGTCATCTGCCTCTTCCTCAACACCTTCGTACCTGGACTAG GTACCTTGGTGTCGGCCTTTGCGGCGCTGTGCGGCGCTCGCAGCGAGCTGGCGGCCCAGCGCGGCGTCTGCTGCATCTTTTGGCTCAACGTGGCGGCGGCCCTCATCCAGATGGCCACGGCCGTCATCATGGTGGGCTGGATCATGAGCATCTTCTGGGGCATGGACATGGTCATCCTGGCAA GCTACCGAGATCAGGGCGTTCCGCAGGACGTCTGA
- the ehd3 gene encoding EH domain-containing protein 3 encodes MFSWLGGDDRRKKEPEVFQTVSDGLKKLYKTKLLPLEESYKFHEFHSPALEDADFDNKPMVLLVGQYSTGKTSFIRYLLEQDFPGMRIGPEPTTDSFIAVMHGDTEGVIPGNALVVDPKKPFRKLNAFGNAFLNRFVCAQLTNPVLESISVIDTPGILSGEKQRISRGYDFAAVLEWFAERVDRIILLFDAHKLDISDEFSEVIKALKNHEDKIRVVLNKADQIETQQLMRVYGALMWSLGKIVNTPEVIRVYIGSFWSHPLLIADNRKLFEAEEQDLFKDIQSLPRNAALRKLNDLIKRARLAKVHAYIISSLKKEMPAVFGRENRKKELIASLGDIYKRIEREHQISPGDFPNLKRMQDQLQAQDLTKFQPLKSKLLEAADDMLAHDIAGLMVLVRQEETRRPAAAVKGGAFDGTLHGPFNHGYGEGAGEGIDEADWVVARDKPAYDEIFYTLSPVDGKVTGANAKREMLKSKLPNSVLGKIWKLADIDKDGMLDDDEFALANHLIKVKLEGHELPADLPAHLLPPSKRKTIAEC; translated from the exons ATGTTCAGCTGGCTGGGAGGCGACGACCGCAGGAAGAAGGAGCCCGAGGTCTTCCAGACAGTCAGcgacggcctgaagaagctcTACAAGACCAAGCTGCTGCCGCTGGAGGAGAGCTACAAGTTCCACGAGTTCCACTCGCCGGCGCTGGAGGATGCCGACTTTGACAACAAGCCCATGGTGCTGCTGGTGGGCCAGTACTCCACGGGCAAGACCAGCTTCATACG CTACCTATTGGAGCAGGATTTCCCCGGGATGCGCATCGGGCCCGAGCCCACCACCGATTCCTTCATCGCCGTGATGCACGGCGACACGGAGGGCGTGATCCCCGGCAACGCCCTGGTGGTGGACCCCAAGAAACCCTTCCGGAAGCTCAACGCCTTTGGGAACGCCTTCCTCAACAG GTTTGTGTGCGCCCAGCTGACGAACCCGGTGTTGGAGAGCATCAGTGTGATCGACACGCCGGGGATCCTGTCAGGGGAGAAACAGAGAATCAGTCGAG GCTACGACTTTGCGGCCGTCCTGGAGTGGTTTGCCGAGCGCGTGGACCGGATCATCCTGCTCTTCGACGCTCACAAACTGGACATTTCCGACGAGTTTTCCGAGGTGATAAAGGCGCTGAAGAACCACGAGGACAAGATCAG GGTGGTGCTGAACAAGGCCGACCAGATCGAGACTCAGCAGCTGATGCGAGTGTACGGCGCGCTCATGTGGTCACTGGGGAAAATCGTCAACACGCCGGAG GTGATCCGCGTGTACATCGGCTCCTTTTGGTCGCACCCGCTGCTGATAGCCGACAACAGGAAGCTGTTTGAGGCCGAGGAGCAGGACTTGTTCAAGGACATCCAGTCGCTGCCGCGGAACGCCGCGCTCCGGAAGCTCAACGATCTTATCAAGCGGGCCAGGCTAGCAAAG GTTCACGCCTACATCATCAGCTCCCTGAAGAAGGAGATGCCGGCGGTGTTTGGCAGGGAGAACAGGAAGAAGGAGCTTATCGCCAGCCTGGGCGACATCTACAAGCGCATCGAGCGGGAGCATCAGATATCGCCTGGAGATTTTCCAAATCTGAAGCGGATGCAG GACCAGCTGCAAGCTCAGGACCTGACCAAGTTCCAGCCCCTCAAGTCCAAGCTGCTGGAGGCGGCGGACGACATGCTGGCCCACGACATCGCCGGGCTGATGGTGCTTGTGCGCCAGGAGGAGACGCGGCGGCCGGCGGCGGCCGTCAAGGGCGGCGCCTTCGACGGCACCCTCCACGGGCCCTTCAACCACGGCTACGGGGAGGGCGCCGGCGAGGGCATCGACGAGGCCGACTGGGTGGTGGCGCGCGACAAGCCGGCCTACGACGAGATTTTCTACACGCTGTCGCCCGTCGACGGCAAGGTGACGGGCGCCAACGCCAAGCGGGAGATGCTCAAGTCCAAGCTGCCCAACTCGGTGCTGGGCAAGATCTGGAAGCTGGCCGACATCGACAAGGACGGCATGCTGGACGACGACGAGTTTGCGCTGGCCAACCACCTCATCAAAGTCAAGCTGGAGGGACACGAGCTGCCCGCCGACCTGCCGGCGCATCTCCTGCCCCCTTCCAAGAGGAAAACCATTGCAGAGTGCTAA
- the stum gene encoding protein stum homolog isoform X1 — MAQKEGSAPGVKAVPTQPAVAGSGGVVVEVREKKGPLRAAIPTMPFPLAVICLFLNTFVPGLGTLVSAFAALCGARSELAAQRGVCCIFWLNVAAALIQMATAVIMVGWIMSIFWGMDMVILAISDGYRDQGVPQDV, encoded by the exons ATGGCACAGAAGGAGGGGAGCGCGCCGGGGGTCAAGGCCGTCCCAACCCAGCCGGCGGTGGCAGGGAGCGGCGGCGTGGTGGTGGAGGTCCGCGAGAAGAAGGGACCCCTGAGGGCCGCCATACCCACAATGCCTTTCCCTCTGGCCGTCATCTGCCTCTTCCTCAACACCTTCGTACCTGGACTAG GTACCTTGGTGTCGGCCTTTGCGGCGCTGTGCGGCGCTCGCAGCGAGCTGGCGGCCCAGCGCGGCGTCTGCTGCATCTTTTGGCTCAACGTGGCGGCGGCCCTCATCCAGATGGCCACGGCCGTCATCATGGTGGGCTGGATCATGAGCATCTTCTGGGGCATGGACATGGTCATCCTGGCAA TTTCTGACG GCTACCGAGATCAGGGCGTTCCGCAGGACGTCTGA